One window from the genome of Pararhizobium gei encodes:
- a CDS encoding DUF1737 domain-containing protein, giving the protein MKLYRFLTGTDDAAFCHRVTDALNKGWSLHGSPSLSFNSQTGQPMTGQAIVKDVEGKDYHPDMKLSEQ; this is encoded by the coding sequence GTGAAACTCTATCGTTTTCTCACCGGCACCGACGATGCTGCCTTCTGTCACCGGGTGACCGATGCACTCAACAAGGGCTGGTCTCTGCATGGCTCGCCATCCCTTTCCTTCAACAGCCAGACGGGCCAGCCGATGACGGGCCAAGCCATCGTCAAGGATGTCGAAGGCAAGGATTATCATCCCGACATGAAATTGTCGGAGCAGTAA
- a CDS encoding HpcH/HpaI aldolase/citrate lyase family protein, with protein MNSPAHHHPVRLRRSVLCLPADNARALAKIASLDCDAVIYDLEDAVAPDRKGEARRMLADHFAAPRRRDVEAVIRVNDFRTGSGEEDLALSLSLLPDAILMPKVGSPQDIQDVVDFLSENDAPDSLRLWAMIETPHGVLNAAAIAETGRTRGGRLDCLVPGLNDLRKQTGVPALPGRTYLVPWLMQILLAARSCGLDVIDAVFNDFRDEAGFDAECGQGRDMGFDGKMLIHPAQIGPANACFGIDAASLAKALSIIEAFDRPENEGKGVINLNGRMVERLHLEQALRLAEKADAIEGKQSRKGLIS; from the coding sequence ATGAATTCACCCGCCCATCACCATCCCGTCCGCCTGCGACGGTCGGTTCTCTGCCTGCCCGCCGACAATGCGCGTGCGCTTGCAAAGATCGCGTCGCTCGATTGCGATGCGGTAATCTACGATCTGGAAGACGCTGTTGCTCCGGATCGAAAAGGAGAGGCGCGCCGGATGCTCGCCGATCATTTTGCAGCGCCACGGCGCCGTGACGTCGAAGCCGTGATTCGCGTCAATGACTTTCGAACAGGCTCCGGTGAAGAGGATCTGGCGCTTTCGCTTTCGCTTCTGCCTGACGCAATCCTTATGCCCAAGGTGGGAAGCCCGCAGGATATTCAGGACGTCGTCGATTTTCTTTCGGAAAATGATGCGCCGGATTCCCTGCGTCTCTGGGCCATGATCGAAACGCCGCACGGCGTGTTGAATGCGGCCGCGATTGCTGAAACCGGCCGTACTCGGGGCGGAAGGCTCGATTGTCTTGTGCCGGGTCTCAACGATCTGCGCAAACAGACGGGCGTGCCTGCGCTGCCCGGCCGGACCTATCTGGTGCCCTGGCTCATGCAGATCCTGCTTGCGGCGCGCAGCTGCGGTCTTGACGTGATCGACGCGGTCTTCAACGATTTTCGCGACGAAGCCGGCTTTGACGCCGAATGCGGCCAAGGCCGCGATATGGGTTTCGATGGCAAGATGCTGATACATCCGGCGCAGATCGGTCCGGCCAACGCGTGTTTCGGCATCGATGCCGCATCGCTGGCTAAAGCCCTGAGCATCATCGAGGCTTTTGACCGCCCTGAAAATGAAGGCAAAGGCGTGATCAACCTGAATGGCCGGATGGTCGAGCGCCTGCATCTCGAACAGGCTTTGCGGCTTGCTGAAAAGGCAGACGCCATCGAAGGCAAGCAGAGTAGGAAAGGACTGATTTCGTGA
- the leuD gene encoding 3-isopropylmalate dehydratase small subunit — protein sequence MDKFVKLTGVAAPLPVVNIDTDMIIPKDYLKTIKRTGLGTGLFAEARYNEDGTVNESFVLNKPAYKDAKILVAGDNFGCGSSREHAPWALLDFGIRCIISTSFADIFYNNCFKNGILPVVVSPEDLEKLMDDASRGSNAILTIDLEAREITGPDGGKITFELDEFKRHCMLNGLDDIGLTLEKATAIDRFEKANAASHPWA from the coding sequence ATGGACAAGTTTGTCAAGCTCACAGGCGTTGCCGCCCCTCTTCCCGTCGTCAATATCGACACGGACATGATCATTCCGAAGGATTACCTGAAGACGATCAAGCGCACGGGACTTGGCACGGGACTGTTCGCCGAAGCCCGATATAACGAGGATGGCACGGTCAACGAGAGCTTTGTTCTGAACAAGCCCGCCTACAAGGATGCCAAGATACTGGTCGCCGGCGATAATTTCGGCTGTGGTTCCTCGCGCGAGCACGCGCCGTGGGCGCTGCTCGATTTCGGCATCCGCTGCATCATCTCGACCTCGTTTGCCGACATTTTTTACAATAACTGTTTCAAGAACGGCATCCTGCCGGTGGTGGTCTCGCCGGAAGACCTGGAAAAGCTGATGGATGACGCCAGCCGCGGCTCGAACGCGATCCTGACGATCGACCTTGAAGCGCGGGAGATTACCGGTCCCGACGGCGGCAAGATCACCTTCGAACTCGATGAATTCAAGCGTCACTGCATGTTGAACGGCCTCGATGATATTGGCCTGACGCTGGAAAAAGCGACGGCAATCGACAGATTTGAAAAGGCCAACGCCGCTTCGCATCCCTGGGCGTGA
- a CDS encoding RidA family protein codes for MPSQRKLISSGSPFETTAGYSRALVQGDWCFVSGTTGYDYKTMTMPDTVEDQTRNILKTIALVLTEAGFSLRDVVRNHYYVTDATFAARVFPILGEIFGDIRPAATMVVCELIRPEMLIEIEVTAFRG; via the coding sequence ATGCCCAGTCAGCGGAAGCTGATCTCGTCCGGCTCGCCTTTTGAAACAACGGCGGGCTATTCGCGTGCCCTTGTACAAGGCGACTGGTGCTTCGTTTCCGGCACGACCGGTTACGATTATAAAACCATGACCATGCCGGACACGGTAGAGGACCAGACCCGCAATATCCTGAAGACGATCGCGCTGGTCTTGACCGAAGCCGGGTTCTCCTTGAGGGACGTCGTGCGCAACCATTACTACGTGACCGATGCCACGTTTGCCGCACGCGTCTTCCCCATCCTGGGCGAGATTTTCGGTGATATTCGCCCGGCAGCCACCATGGTGGTCTGCGAGTTGATCCGTCCGGAAATGCTGATCGAGATCGAAGTCACCGCTTTCAGGGGCTAG
- the leuB gene encoding 3-isopropylmalate dehydrogenase: MTVRNLFLLPGDGIGPEAMAEVRKIIAYMNAEMAGGFTTDEGLVGGSAYDAHGAAISDADMAKAMAADAVLFGAVGGPKWDDVPYEVRPEAGLLRLRKDMELFANLRPAICYPALSDASSLKPELVEGLDILIVRELTGGVYFGEPKEIIDLGNGQKRGIDTQVYDTYEIERIAGVAFELARTRSNRVCSMEKRNVMKSGVLWNQVVTATHKAKYSDVALDHMLADAGGMQLVRAPKQFDVIVTDNLFGDMLSDVAAMLTGSLGMLPSASLGAPDGKTGKRKALYEPVHGSAPDIAGKGIANPIAMIASFAMCLRYSFNLVKEADTLEKAIANVLDKGIRTGDIMADGARQVGTVEMGDAILGEFKTLSA, from the coding sequence ATGACAGTGCGCAATCTTTTCCTTTTGCCAGGCGACGGCATCGGCCCGGAAGCCATGGCGGAAGTCCGCAAAATCATCGCCTATATGAATGCAGAAATGGCCGGCGGCTTCACGACGGATGAGGGTCTGGTCGGCGGTTCTGCCTATGATGCGCATGGCGCGGCGATCTCCGATGCGGATATGGCAAAGGCGATGGCGGCCGATGCGGTTCTGTTCGGCGCCGTAGGCGGGCCGAAATGGGATGATGTTCCCTATGAGGTGCGGCCTGAGGCTGGGCTGCTGCGCCTGCGCAAGGACATGGAATTGTTCGCCAACCTGCGTCCGGCGATCTGCTATCCGGCGCTTTCGGACGCCTCCTCGCTGAAACCCGAGCTGGTCGAGGGCCTCGACATCCTGATCGTGCGCGAACTGACCGGTGGGGTCTATTTCGGCGAGCCCAAGGAGATCATCGATCTTGGCAACGGCCAGAAGCGCGGCATCGATACGCAGGTCTACGACACCTACGAAATCGAGCGTATCGCCGGCGTCGCCTTCGAACTGGCGCGCACCCGCAGCAACCGCGTCTGCTCGATGGAAAAGCGCAATGTCATGAAATCCGGCGTGCTCTGGAACCAGGTTGTGACGGCGACGCATAAGGCGAAATATTCCGATGTCGCGCTCGATCACATGCTGGCGGACGCCGGCGGCATGCAACTCGTTCGTGCGCCAAAACAGTTCGACGTGATCGTCACCGACAACCTGTTCGGCGATATGCTGTCCGACGTTGCCGCCATGCTGACCGGCTCGCTCGGCATGCTGCCGTCGGCTTCGCTTGGCGCGCCCGACGGCAAGACCGGCAAGCGCAAGGCATTGTACGAGCCTGTACACGGTTCGGCACCGGACATTGCCGGTAAAGGCATCGCCAACCCGATCGCCATGATTGCCTCCTTTGCCATGTGCCTGCGCTACTCCTTCAACCTCGTGAAGGAAGCCGACACGCTGGAAAAGGCGATCGCCAACGTACTCGACAAGGGCATTCGTACCGGCGACATCATGGCAGACGGCGCCCGGCAGGTTGGCACCGTCGAAATGGGCGACGCGATCCTTGGCGAGTTCAAGACGCTTTCGGCTTAA
- a CDS encoding phosphatase PAP2 family protein — translation MSRPFSSSLWLLLAAVLLVAALLPFDGTLSQRAQALPDGIVAFNSRITDFGTFAWMIYGSGSIVIIAYIASRVVISDRFSSKSKTAWRLALYFLVTIGSASALVHLAKLIFGRARPELFADYGPHSLSWLAGHEWVYQSFPSGHSAAVGAFFGAFSMLVPRLRILFLLGALTIGITRVVVGAHYPSDVAAGLLLGLWAATMTAFAFAGRDWLFRPDETGWPRPKS, via the coding sequence ATGAGCCGACCCTTCTCCTCCTCTCTCTGGCTGCTGCTCGCCGCCGTGCTTCTCGTGGCGGCACTTCTGCCCTTTGATGGCACCCTATCGCAACGCGCGCAGGCGCTGCCGGACGGCATCGTCGCTTTCAACAGCCGCATCACGGATTTCGGCACTTTTGCCTGGATGATTTACGGATCCGGATCCATCGTCATCATCGCCTATATCGCCAGCCGGGTCGTCATCAGCGACCGTTTTTCATCCAAGTCGAAAACGGCCTGGCGGCTTGCTCTCTATTTCCTGGTGACAATCGGCAGCGCCAGCGCGCTGGTGCATCTGGCCAAGCTGATCTTCGGGCGAGCTCGGCCGGAGTTGTTTGCCGATTATGGTCCGCACAGCCTCTCCTGGCTGGCGGGACATGAATGGGTGTATCAGAGCTTTCCCTCCGGCCATTCGGCCGCCGTGGGCGCCTTCTTCGGTGCCTTTTCCATGCTGGTGCCGCGTCTGCGCATTCTGTTCCTGCTGGGCGCGCTGACGATCGGCATCACACGGGTCGTCGTCGGTGCGCACTATCCAAGCGACGTGGCGGCCGGACTGCTGCTGGGCCTGTGGGCAGCGACCATGACCGCCTTTGCCTTTGCCGGACGCGACTGGCTCTTCCGACCGGATGAAACAGGCTGGCCACGACCCAAATCCTGA
- a CDS encoding MFS transporter, giving the protein MTGEERKVIMASSAGTIFEWYDFYLYGSLAAIIGAQFFTAFPEATRNVFALLAFAAGFIVRPFGALVFGALGDIVGRKYTFLMTILIMGLSTFLVGLLPSYSNWGVSAPIILIILRMLQGLALGGEYGGAAVYVAEHAPANQRGYFTAFIQTTATLGLLLSLIVILSVQGYVNGNWAPTAVLDAAGAVVMNPDGTEKMIKAFDLWGWRIPFLASIGLLAISLYIRLQMNESPAFKKMKEEGAASKAPLREAFGTWKNGKIALIALFGLVAGQAVVWYSGQFYALFFMQNVIKIDSFTANVLVAWSLILGTGGFLFFGALSDRIGRKPIILAGCLIAALTYNFVFPLLTQTANPALYAAHQTPVTVTASPEDCSFQFNPTGTAKFTSSCDIAKATLARTSVNYTTVEDPAATVAQVKVGETVIPSYDSATLTGDDLKNTTAAFSKGVNDALTAAGYPISADANTTVARAQHFFDIFTGQKITVILILTYLILLVTMVYGPIAAMLVELFPTRIRYSGLSLPYHIGNGWFGGLMPATAFAISAQTGNVYGGLWYPIIIAAATVVIGAIFVPGNTHKKDIFADDAK; this is encoded by the coding sequence ATGACAGGAGAGGAGCGGAAGGTCATCATGGCCTCGTCCGCCGGGACCATCTTCGAATGGTACGACTTTTATCTTTACGGTTCGCTGGCCGCGATCATCGGTGCGCAGTTTTTTACTGCTTTTCCGGAAGCGACCCGCAATGTTTTCGCGCTTTTGGCCTTCGCGGCGGGCTTCATCGTTCGCCCGTTTGGGGCGCTCGTCTTCGGCGCGCTCGGTGACATCGTCGGCCGCAAATATACCTTCCTGATGACCATTCTCATCATGGGCCTGTCGACATTCCTCGTGGGTCTGCTCCCCTCCTACAGCAACTGGGGCGTCTCGGCGCCGATCATCCTGATCATCCTGCGCATGCTGCAGGGCCTCGCGCTTGGCGGTGAATATGGCGGTGCGGCGGTCTATGTGGCAGAACATGCCCCTGCCAACCAACGCGGCTATTTTACCGCCTTCATCCAGACCACGGCAACGCTGGGCCTGCTTCTCTCGCTCATCGTCATCCTGTCGGTGCAAGGATATGTCAACGGCAACTGGGCTCCGACGGCGGTGCTCGATGCGGCCGGCGCGGTGGTAATGAACCCCGACGGCACGGAAAAGATGATCAAGGCGTTCGACTTGTGGGGCTGGCGCATCCCCTTCCTCGCGTCCATCGGCCTGCTGGCTATCTCGCTTTACATCCGCCTGCAGATGAACGAGTCCCCGGCCTTCAAGAAGATGAAGGAAGAGGGTGCCGCTTCCAAAGCTCCGTTGCGCGAGGCATTTGGCACCTGGAAGAATGGCAAGATCGCTCTGATCGCTCTGTTTGGCCTTGTCGCGGGTCAGGCCGTGGTCTGGTATTCGGGTCAGTTCTACGCTCTGTTCTTCATGCAGAACGTCATCAAGATCGACAGCTTCACCGCAAACGTTCTGGTGGCGTGGTCGCTGATCCTCGGCACCGGTGGTTTCCTGTTCTTCGGCGCGCTTTCGGACCGTATCGGCCGCAAGCCGATCATTCTCGCAGGGTGCCTGATCGCAGCACTGACCTACAACTTCGTCTTCCCGTTGCTTACCCAGACGGCAAACCCGGCACTCTACGCGGCGCACCAGACACCGGTTACCGTCACCGCATCGCCGGAAGACTGCTCGTTCCAGTTCAATCCGACCGGAACGGCCAAGTTCACCTCGTCCTGCGACATCGCGAAAGCGACGCTTGCCCGCACGTCTGTGAACTATACGACCGTTGAAGATCCTGCGGCGACGGTTGCTCAGGTCAAGGTCGGCGAAACGGTCATCCCGTCCTACGACTCGGCTACGCTGACGGGCGACGACCTCAAGAACACCACGGCCGCCTTCAGTAAGGGCGTAAACGACGCGCTGACCGCAGCGGGCTATCCGATCTCGGCAGATGCGAACACGACCGTCGCGCGTGCCCAGCACTTCTTCGACATCTTTACCGGTCAGAAGATCACGGTCATCCTGATCCTGACCTATCTGATCCTGCTCGTGACGATGGTCTACGGTCCAATCGCGGCGATGCTGGTCGAGCTGTTCCCAACCCGCATCCGGTACTCCGGCCTTTCGTTGCCCTACCACATCGGCAACGGCTGGTTCGGCGGCCTGATGCCGGCAACGGCCTTCGCCATCTCGGCACAGACCGGCAACGTCTATGGCGGCCTCTGGTACCCTATCATTATTGCGGCCGCGACGGTCGTCATTGGGGCGATCTTCGTACCGGGCAACACGCACAAGAAAGACATCTTCGCCGACGACGCGAAGTAG
- a CDS encoding aspartate-semialdehyde dehydrogenase, translating to MGFKIAIAGATGNVGREMLNILSERGFPADEVVALASARSQGTEVSFGDKTLKVRNLENYDFSDTDICLMSAGGAVSLKWSPKIGAQGCVVIDNSSAWRYDQDVPLVVPEVNPDAISMFTRRNIIANPNCSTAQLVVALKPLHDFAKIKRVVVATYQSVSGAGKDGMDELFNQTRAVFVADPMESKKFTKRIAFNVIPHIDVFMEDGYTKEEWKVMAETKKILDSKIKLTCTAVRVPVFIGHSEAVNIEFENEISADQARDILREAPGCLVIDKHENGGYITPYESAGEDATYISRIREDATVENGLNIWVVSDNLRKGAALNAIQIAELLVNRGLIKAKKQAA from the coding sequence ATGGGTTTCAAGATTGCCATCGCAGGCGCGACCGGAAATGTCGGACGCGAAATGCTGAACATTCTCTCCGAACGCGGCTTCCCGGCCGATGAAGTCGTGGCGCTGGCATCGGCCCGCAGCCAGGGCACGGAAGTCTCGTTCGGCGACAAGACCCTGAAGGTCAGGAACCTCGAGAACTACGATTTCTCCGATACTGACATTTGCCTGATGTCGGCCGGCGGCGCCGTGTCGCTGAAGTGGTCGCCGAAGATCGGCGCGCAGGGCTGCGTCGTCATCGACAACTCGTCCGCCTGGCGTTACGATCAGGACGTGCCGCTGGTTGTCCCGGAGGTGAACCCGGATGCGATTTCCATGTTCACCCGTCGCAACATCATCGCCAATCCGAATTGCTCGACCGCTCAGCTCGTCGTCGCGCTGAAGCCGCTGCATGATTTCGCCAAGATCAAGCGTGTCGTGGTCGCCACGTACCAATCCGTGTCCGGTGCCGGCAAGGATGGCATGGACGAACTCTTCAACCAGACCCGCGCCGTCTTCGTCGCCGATCCGATGGAATCGAAGAAGTTCACCAAGCGCATCGCCTTCAACGTCATCCCGCACATCGATGTGTTCATGGAAGACGGCTACACGAAGGAAGAATGGAAGGTGATGGCCGAGACCAAGAAGATCCTCGATTCGAAAATCAAGCTCACCTGCACCGCCGTGCGCGTCCCGGTCTTCATCGGCCATTCCGAGGCGGTGAATATCGAATTCGAGAATGAAATTTCGGCTGACCAGGCCCGCGACATCCTGCGCGAAGCCCCCGGTTGCCTCGTCATCGACAAGCACGAGAACGGCGGCTACATCACGCCTTACGAGAGCGCCGGCGAAGATGCGACCTATATTTCCCGTATCCGGGAAGATGCAACCGTGGAGAACGGCCTGAATATCTGGGTGGTTTCCGACAATCTGCGCAAGGGCGCCGCCCTCAATGCCATTCAGATTGCCGAACTCCTGGTCAACCGCGGCTTGATCAAGGCAAAGAAGCAGGCCGCCTGA
- a CDS encoding lytic murein transglycosylase — translation MHKMKCVLAGFTAIVATAISPAATLAAQCGNTGSGFDAWVQDFKGEAAGRGINPSVLDKAFANVNYSKATIRADRGQKSFKLSLSQFMQKRGGQAIISRGKKMKAQNAKLFSAIESRYGVPAGPLIAIWGMETGFGGFMGKEHTLSAVATLAYDCRRSDYFTNQLYAALNLVQRGDLSPNARGAAHGEIGQTQFLPANVLKYGVDGDGSGHVDMVRSKADALFSTANFLRGHGWSAGAGYQQGQGNYGAIQGWNAASVYQQAIAIIGAEIDGG, via the coding sequence ATGCACAAGATGAAGTGCGTTCTGGCAGGTTTCACGGCAATCGTCGCAACGGCAATTTCGCCCGCAGCGACATTGGCTGCCCAATGTGGCAACACTGGAAGCGGCTTCGACGCCTGGGTACAGGACTTCAAGGGCGAAGCGGCGGGCCGGGGAATCAATCCATCGGTTCTCGACAAAGCCTTCGCAAACGTCAATTACAGCAAGGCGACGATCCGCGCCGATCGCGGCCAGAAGAGCTTCAAGCTGTCGCTCAGCCAGTTCATGCAGAAACGCGGCGGTCAGGCGATCATTTCCCGCGGCAAGAAAATGAAGGCGCAGAACGCCAAACTTTTCAGCGCCATCGAAAGCCGCTACGGCGTGCCGGCCGGACCGCTCATTGCGATCTGGGGCATGGAAACCGGTTTTGGCGGCTTCATGGGCAAGGAACATACGCTGTCTGCCGTGGCCACACTCGCCTATGACTGCCGCCGCTCGGACTATTTCACCAACCAGCTGTATGCCGCGCTCAATCTCGTTCAGCGCGGCGATCTCAGCCCTAATGCGCGTGGCGCCGCGCATGGCGAAATCGGCCAGACCCAGTTCCTGCCGGCAAACGTCCTGAAGTATGGCGTCGATGGCGACGGCAGCGGCCATGTGGATATGGTTCGCTCAAAGGCCGACGCGCTTTTCTCGACAGCCAACTTCCTGCGCGGCCACGGCTGGAGCGCCGGTGCCGGCTATCAGCAGGGCCAGGGAAACTATGGCGCAATCCAGGGATGGAACGCTGCCAGCGTTTACCAGCAGGCAATCGCGATCATCGGCGCTGAAATCGACGGCGGCTGA
- a CDS encoding carbonic anhydrase: MQRFPDRLLNGYKNFMSGRFNEQQQRYKALAETGQQPKTLVIACCDSRAAPETIFDSGPGELFVVRNVANMMPPYEPDGHYHSTSAALEFAVQVLKVSDIVVMGHGRCGGIKAALDVDAEPLSPGDFIGRWMNLLKPAAEQIQNNSVMTTAERQRALERVSIRNSIANLRTFPCVQILEQRGKLQLHGSWFDISTGELWVMDAKTGDFIRPGT; encoded by the coding sequence ATGCAGCGTTTTCCGGACCGTTTGCTGAACGGCTACAAGAATTTTATGAGCGGACGTTTCAACGAGCAGCAACAGCGCTACAAGGCGCTGGCTGAAACGGGGCAACAGCCGAAAACGCTTGTGATCGCCTGTTGCGACAGCCGCGCGGCCCCGGAGACGATTTTCGATAGCGGCCCAGGGGAACTGTTTGTCGTTCGTAACGTGGCGAACATGATGCCGCCCTATGAGCCGGACGGTCATTACCACTCGACGTCGGCCGCACTGGAATTTGCGGTCCAGGTGCTGAAAGTAAGCGATATCGTGGTCATGGGCCATGGCCGCTGCGGCGGGATCAAGGCAGCGCTCGACGTCGATGCCGAGCCCCTGTCGCCCGGCGATTTCATCGGTCGCTGGATGAACCTCCTGAAACCGGCTGCCGAGCAGATTCAGAACAACAGCGTCATGACCACCGCCGAGCGGCAGCGGGCCCTGGAGCGTGTGTCGATCCGCAATTCCATCGCGAATCTTCGCACATTTCCCTGTGTCCAGATACTCGAGCAGCGCGGCAAGCTGCAGCTTCATGGGTCCTGGTTTGATATTTCGACCGGCGAACTCTGGGTCATGGATGCCAAGACCGGTGATTTCATCCGTCCGGGAACGTGA